In one Mustela lutreola isolate mMusLut2 chromosome 8, mMusLut2.pri, whole genome shotgun sequence genomic region, the following are encoded:
- the CCDC59 gene encoding thyroid transcription factor 1-associated protein 26 isoform X1, with protein MAPIRRLSEWSAEDLGMRSQGVSSVGFKNKNVKQRTWRSNHPQAFVGSVREGQGFAFRRKLKIQQNYKKLLWKEKKAQTSQESQFTDRYPEHLKHLYLAEEKRLRKQLRKVEQPLSEEEADQPLGKEQCGINQALSEYCSFEQPQSAEQCNIRMNSITVSKKNKKKTSNQKAQEEYEQIQAERAAKKQEFEKRRREREEAQRLYKKKKMEAFKILSKKTKKGQPNFNLQMEYLLKKIQGKN; from the exons AAGGCGGTTATCCGAGTGGTCAGCAGAGGATTTGGGGATGCGTAGCCAAGGAGTTTCTTCGGTCGGATTCAAGAATAAGAATGTGAAGCAGAGGACTTGGCGATCTAATCACCCGCAGGCCTTCGTGGGGAGCGTTCGCGAGG GACAAGGCTTTGCATTCCGAAGAAAGCTGAAGATTCAGCAAAATTACAAGAAATTGttatggaaggaaaagaaggccCAAACCTCACAGGAATCCCAGTTCACAGACCGATACCCTGAGCATTTGAAACATCTTTATTTAGCTGAAGAGAAAAGACTCAGGAAGCAACTTAGAAAAGTTGAACAGCCTTTGTCAGAAGAAGAAGCTGATCAGCCTTTGGGAAAGGAACAGTGTGGCATCAACCAAGCTTTGTCAGAGTACTGTAGTTTTGAGCAGCCTCAGTCAGCAGAACAGTGTAACATAAGAATGAA CTCCATTActgtttcaaagaaaaataaaaagaaaacatcgAATCAAAAAGCACAGGAAGAATATGAACAAATACAGGCTGAGCGTGCTGCTAAGAAACAa GAATTTGAGAAGAGAAGacgagagagagaagaagctcAGCGGctctataaaaagaagaaaatggaagcatTCAAAATACTGAGCAAAAAGACTAAAAAGGGCCAGCCAAACTTTAATTTACAAATGGagtatcttcttaaaaaaatacaaggaaaaaattaa
- the CCDC59 gene encoding thyroid transcription factor 1-associated protein 26 isoform X2: MAPIRRLSEWSAEDLGMRSQGVSSVGFKNKNVKQRTWRSNHPQAFVGSVREGQGFAFRRKLKIQQNYKKLLWKEKKAQTSQESQFTDRYPEHLKHLYLAEEKRLRKQLRKVEQPLSEEEADQPLGKEQCGINQALSEYCSFEQPQSAEQCNIRMKERESKSEHRQHGRQSQREKQAPCEARSPMWDSIPGRWDHDLSRRQLLNQLSHPGIPGI, from the exons AAGGCGGTTATCCGAGTGGTCAGCAGAGGATTTGGGGATGCGTAGCCAAGGAGTTTCTTCGGTCGGATTCAAGAATAAGAATGTGAAGCAGAGGACTTGGCGATCTAATCACCCGCAGGCCTTCGTGGGGAGCGTTCGCGAGG GACAAGGCTTTGCATTCCGAAGAAAGCTGAAGATTCAGCAAAATTACAAGAAATTGttatggaaggaaaagaaggccCAAACCTCACAGGAATCCCAGTTCACAGACCGATACCCTGAGCATTTGAAACATCTTTATTTAGCTGAAGAGAAAAGACTCAGGAAGCAACTTAGAAAAGTTGAACAGCCTTTGTCAGAAGAAGAAGCTGATCAGCCTTTGGGAAAGGAACAGTGTGGCATCAACCAAGCTTTGTCAGAGTACTGTAGTTTTGAGCAGCCTCAGTCAGCAGAACAGTGTAACATAAGAATGAA agagagagagagcaagagcgagcacaggcagcatggcaggcagagtcagagggagaagcaggcaccctgcgaagcaaggagcccgatgtgggactcgatcccaggacgctgggatcatgacctgagccgaaggcagctgcttaaccaactgagccacccaggcatcccag GAATTTGA